Proteins encoded in a region of the Fundulus heteroclitus isolate FHET01 chromosome 2, MU-UCD_Fhet_4.1, whole genome shotgun sequence genome:
- the pthlhb gene encoding parathyroid hormone-like hormone b isoform X1, whose protein sequence is MNSLTLLRQWSLAVFLLCFPVTFEGMPADALVNRTRSVSHAQLLHDKSRSIQVHRRQTWLQELLEEVHTAGGHTPPVHGRTQSQMFGGNTLHQKPQGASKDLQERVNLDRVVPHLTQETNKAMAYKDQDLKVATKRKKKVRSGRRRENEKKRRRARSTSGMGP, encoded by the exons ATGAACTCTTTAACGTTGCTTCGCCAGTGGAGTTTGGCTGTGTTCTTGCTGTGCTTCCCAGTGACTTTTGAAGGGATGCCAGCTGATGCCCTCGTTAACAGAAC AAGGTCGGTGAGCCACGCCCAGTTGTTGCATGACAAGAGCCGCTCCATCCAGGTGCACAGGCGCCAAACGTGGctacaggagctgctggaggaggtGCACACGGCCGGTGGGCACACGCCACCTGTGCACGGCAGGACCCAGAGCCAAATGTTCGGCGGGAACACCCTGCACCAGAAGCCCCAAGGGGCCAGCAAGGACCTGCAAGAGAGGGTTAATCTGGACAGGGTGGTCCCCCACCTCACCCAGGAGACCAACAAGGCTATGGCCTACAAGGACCAAGACCTAAAGGTTGCCaccaagaggaaaaaaaaggtccgATCGGGCCGACGCAGAGAGAACGAAAAGAAGAGGAGAAGAGCCCGCTCTACCTCTGGAATGGGGCCATGA
- the pthlhb gene encoding parathyroid hormone-like hormone b isoform X3 — protein sequence MNSLTLLRQWSLAVFLLCFPVTFEGMPADALVNRTRRSVSHAQLLHDKSRSIQVHRRQTWLQELLEEVHTAGGHTPPVHGRTQSQMFGGNTLHQKPQGASKDLQERVNLDRVVPHLTQETNKAMAYKDQDLKVATKRKKKVRSGRRRENEKKRRRARSTSGMGP from the exons ATGAACTCTTTAACGTTGCTTCGCCAGTGGAGTTTGGCTGTGTTCTTGCTGTGCTTCCCAGTGACTTTTGAAGGGATGCCAGCTGATGCCCTCGTTAACAGAAC GAGAAGGTCGGTGAGCCACGCCCAGTTGTTGCATGACAAGAGCCGCTCCATCCAGGTGCACAGGCGCCAAACGTGGctacaggagctgctggaggaggtGCACACGGCCGGTGGGCACACGCCACCTGTGCACGGCAGGACCCAGAGCCAAATGTTCGGCGGGAACACCCTGCACCAGAAGCCCCAAGGGGCCAGCAAGGACCTGCAAGAGAGGGTTAATCTGGACAGGGTGGTCCCCCACCTCACCCAGGAGACCAACAAGGCTATGGCCTACAAGGACCAAGACCTAAAGGTTGCCaccaagaggaaaaaaaaggtccgATCGGGCCGACGCAGAGAGAACGAAAAGAAGAGGAGAAGAGCCCGCTCTACCTCTGGAATGGGGCCATGA
- the pthlhb gene encoding parathyroid hormone-like hormone b isoform X2, whose protein sequence is MNSLTLLRQWSLAVFLLCFPVTFEGMPADALVNRTSVSHAQLLHDKSRSIQVHRRQTWLQELLEEVHTAGGHTPPVHGRTQSQMFGGNTLHQKPQGASKDLQERVNLDRVVPHLTQETNKAMAYKDQDLKVATKRKKKVRSGRRRENEKKRRRARSTSGMGP, encoded by the exons ATGAACTCTTTAACGTTGCTTCGCCAGTGGAGTTTGGCTGTGTTCTTGCTGTGCTTCCCAGTGACTTTTGAAGGGATGCCAGCTGATGCCCTCGTTAACAGAAC GTCGGTGAGCCACGCCCAGTTGTTGCATGACAAGAGCCGCTCCATCCAGGTGCACAGGCGCCAAACGTGGctacaggagctgctggaggaggtGCACACGGCCGGTGGGCACACGCCACCTGTGCACGGCAGGACCCAGAGCCAAATGTTCGGCGGGAACACCCTGCACCAGAAGCCCCAAGGGGCCAGCAAGGACCTGCAAGAGAGGGTTAATCTGGACAGGGTGGTCCCCCACCTCACCCAGGAGACCAACAAGGCTATGGCCTACAAGGACCAAGACCTAAAGGTTGCCaccaagaggaaaaaaaaggtccgATCGGGCCGACGCAGAGAGAACGAAAAGAAGAGGAGAAGAGCCCGCTCTACCTCTGGAATGGGGCCATGA